In Phyllopteryx taeniolatus isolate TA_2022b chromosome 6, UOR_Ptae_1.2, whole genome shotgun sequence, one genomic interval encodes:
- the bcan gene encoding brevican core protein isoform X3, protein MKQEVLLPAMLVTIALLVPPSSLTAQHQPDDANLLHVTVTSGLSTSGELGASLTLPCLVSLARPLPSPTTNSRHAALSLPRIRWSLIDKEETQILVARGDTVQVSEAYRGRASLPHYAVSPADLTLRLEGLSYSDAGKYRCHVQQGPDHDYDVIQVQVNGLVFHLGESSRSPHDFTFERAYEACIKNGAQMATPEQLVAAYHSGYEHCHAGWLSDRSVRYVVQKPREDCLGLMEGHPGVRNFGTLEPQYFVDVYCYVGHIAGEVFHGSDSAPHGFTFEEAKAYCRSEGAELASPGQLYALQNHHCGSGWLKDGSVRRPMAFPRGRCGEVRGNQTDFPEASSRHDVFCFRGDFSTPTPPFPLTTESEHLSHLLSKEETAASSEVVQTVHPVTQNPLKTESRTSYEPHPESESHPASPVSLEISTETTARPVELTSPYEEHWNTSGTEAGTGNVDLMSSPTEEAGSSTTVSPALNSNNTLEDHPESGEAIVTTDSLVTTETNAITSSEPPLDSSEEPSGVVSITPATPEILTVDVDRTPSPGTPSGIPSSSSPEQVPGFHMESSTPLPVEWDEATTTTSGPEGGHDETNTDVVSVQRCSRCHFEDQTMKSVTHPTVELEEPTAMAARQEVILDLCGVEPCLNGGTCVDGEIPKCLCLPGYGGAFCQSDVEVCEAGWEKFQSFCYHHVTTRQSWEGAEQHCRTIGGHLMSIMTPEEQDHINEKYREYQWIGLNDKTIEGDFRWSDGNLLIYENWHRGQPDSYFLSGEDCAAMVWHDGGRWSDVPCNYHLSFTCKKDLSSCGKPPAVPNAKPFGKTRAHYGTLAKVRYRCDAGFVQKLNPIVSCLPGGRWEEPVIMCLPAGSHEAEQLSSTADLHHDEEAEAVTVVHTQSSPSLPAH, encoded by the exons ATGAA GCAGGAAGTGCTTCTCCCCGCCATGTTGGTCACCATTGCGTTGCTCGTTCCCCCGTCATCCTTGACCGCCCAGCACCAGCCAG ATGATGCAAACCTCCTGCATGTGACCGTCACGTCCGGCCTGAGCACTTCAGGCGAGCTGGGCGCTTCGCTGACGTTGCCCTGCCTGGTCTCCCTGGCCCGTCCGCTGCCATCCCCCACCACCAACAGCCGGCACGCCGCCCTCTCTCTTCCCCGCATCAGGTGGAGCCTGATAGACAAGGAGGAAACGCAGATCCTGGTGGCCCGCGGCGACACCGTGCAGGTGAGCGAGGCCTACCGGGGCCGAGCCTCGCTGCCGCATTACGCCGTTTCCCCCGCAGACCTGACTCTCCGACTGGAGGGGCTGAGTTACAGTGACGCCGGCAAGTACCGGTGCCACGTGCAGCAAGGACCTGACCACGACTATGATGTCATCCAAGTACAAGTCAATG GTTTGGTCTTCCATCTCGGTGAATCGTCGAGAAGTCCCCACGACTTCACCTTTGAGCGGGCCTACGAGGCCTGTATCAAGAACGGGGCCCAAATGGCCACGCCGGAGCAGCTGGTGGCGGCCTATCACAGCGGGTACGAGCACTGCCATGCAGGCTGGCTCTCGGACCGCTCGGTCAG ATATGTAGTTCAGAAGCCGAGAGAGGACTGCTTGGGCCTCATGGAAGGACATCCAGGAGTCAGGAACTTTGGAACACTGGAGCCTCAGTACTTCGTTGATGTCTACTGCTATGTGGGCCACATTGCAG GTGAGGTGTTCCATGGCTCGGATTCGGCCCCCCACGGTTTTACCTTCGAGGAGGCCAAGGCGTACTGCCGGAGTGAGGGTGCGGAGCTAGCCAGCCCCGGCCAGCTGTACGCACTCCAGAACCACCATTGCGGGTCAGGGTGGCTGAAGGACGGCAGCGTGCGCCGCCCCATGGCCTTCCCCCGGGGGCGCTGCGGGGAGGTGCGAGGCAACCAGACGGACTTCCCCGAGGCTAGTAGCCGCCATGACGTCTTCTGCTTTAGAG GTGACTTCTCCACCCCCACGCCGCCATTTCCTCTCACCACGGAGTCGGAGCACCTCAGCCATCTTCTCTCCAAGGAGGAAACAGCCGCTAGTAGTGAGGTGGTGCAGACAGTCCATCCTGTCACACAAAACCCTCTGAAGACTGAGTCCCGGACTTCATATGAGCCTCATCCTGAGTCTGAGAGTCATCCAGCATCTCCTGTCAGCCTGGAGATCTCCACAGAGACAACAGCTAGACCAGTGGAGCTCACCAGCCCCTATGAGGAACACTGGAACACTTCTGGAACTGAGGCTGGTACTGGAAATGTGGATTTGATGTCATCTCCCACGGAAGAAGCAGGTTCCTCCACCACCGTGTCACCCGCTTTGAACAGCAACAACACACTTGAAGACCATCCAGAGTCTGGAGAGGCGATCGTAACAACTGACTCCTTGGTTACTACAGAAACCAATGCAATCACCTCATCAGAACCACCTCTGGATTCAA GTGAGGAGCCCTCTGGTGTGGTGTCCATCACGCCGGCGACACCCGAGATCCTGACGGTTGACGTAGACCGAACGCCCTCCCCTGGGACGCCTTCTGGGATCCCGTCCAGTTCCTCCCCAGAG CAGGTGCCTGGATTCCACATGGAGTCCagcactccacttcctgttgagtGGGATGaagccaccaccaccaccagtgGACCAGAAGGAGGACACGACGAGACCAACACTGATGTGGTCTCAGTTCAAAGATGTTCCAGGTGTCACTTTGAAGACCAAACCATGAAGAGCGTAACCCACCCAACTGTGGAACTGGAAGAACCCACAGCCATGGCTGCAAGACAGGAAGTCATCCTAG ACCTGTGCGGGGTTGAACCGTGTTTGAATGGCGGCACATGCGTGGATGGTGAGATACCCAAGTGTCTCTGCCTCCCCGGGTACGGCGGGGCCTTCTGCCAGTCAG ATGTTGAGGTGTGCGAAGCCGGCTGGGAGAAGTTCCAAAGCTTCTGTTACCATCATGTGACCACGCGGCAGAGTTGGGAGGGAGCAGAGCAACACTGCCGGACGATCGGCGGACATCTCATGTCCATCATGACCCCTGAGGAGCAAGACCACATCAACG AAAAATACCGCGAATATCAGTGGATTGGACTGAACGACAAAACCATCGAGGGAGACTTCCGCTGGTCCGACGGAAACCTTCTG ATCTACGAGAACTGGCACCGAGGGCAACCCGACAGCTACTTCCTGTCCGGCGAGGATTGCGCCGCCATGGTTTGGCACGACGGCGGGCGCTGGAgcgatgtgccctgcaactacCATCTGTCCTTCACCTGCAAGAAGGACCTCT CGTCCTGCGGGAAGCCTCCGGCGGTTCCCAACGCCAAGCCGTTCGGTAAGACGCGGGCACACTACGGGACCCTCGCCAAGGTGCGCTACCGCTGCGACGCGGGCTTCGTGCAGAAACTGAACCCGATCGTCAGCTGCCTGCCGGGCGGCCGCTGGGAGGAGCCCGTCATCATGTGCCTGCCAG CTGGTTCTCATGAGGCTGAGCAGCTCAGTTCAACCGCTGACTTACATCACGACGAGGAGGCGGAAGCGGTCACGGTGGTTCACACACAAAGCAGCCCTTCGCTCCCTGCACATTAA
- the bcan gene encoding brevican core protein isoform X1, whose translation MKQEVLLPAMLVTIALLVPPSSLTAQHQPDDANLLHVTVTSGLSTSGELGASLTLPCLVSLARPLPSPTTNSRHAALSLPRIRWSLIDKEETQILVARGDTVQVSEAYRGRASLPHYAVSPADLTLRLEGLSYSDAGKYRCHVQQGPDHDYDVIQVQVNGLVFHLGESSRSPHDFTFERAYEACIKNGAQMATPEQLVAAYHSGYEHCHAGWLSDRSVRYVVQKPREDCLGLMEGHPGVRNFGTLEPQYFVDVYCYVGHIAGEVFHGSDSAPHGFTFEEAKAYCRSEGAELASPGQLYALQNHHCGSGWLKDGSVRRPMAFPRGRCGEVRGNQTDFPEASSRHDVFCFRGDFSTPTPPFPLTTESEHLSHLLSKEETAASSEVVQTVHPVTQNPLKTESRTSYEPHPESESHPASPVSLEISTETTARPVELTSPYEEHWNTSGTEAGTGNVDLMSSPTEEAGSSTTVSPALNSNNTLEDHPESGEAIVTTDSLVTTETNAITSSEPPLDSSEEPSGVVSITPATPEILTVDVDRTPSPGTPSGIPSSSSPEVITLIPDRTEMAGHLEAVPNTANTAKVSGESLEVNPETVSNQTDSLDYHTNSGTPPPSGTTSSTQQVPGFHMESSTPLPVEWDEATTTTSGPEGGHDETNTDVVSVQRCSRCHFEDQTMKSVTHPTVELEEPTAMAARQEVILDLCGVEPCLNGGTCVDGEIPKCLCLPGYGGAFCQSDVEVCEAGWEKFQSFCYHHVTTRQSWEGAEQHCRTIGGHLMSIMTPEEQDHINEKYREYQWIGLNDKTIEGDFRWSDGNLLIYENWHRGQPDSYFLSGEDCAAMVWHDGGRWSDVPCNYHLSFTCKKDLSSCGKPPAVPNAKPFGKTRAHYGTLAKVRYRCDAGFVQKLNPIVSCLPGGRWEEPVIMCLPAGSHEAEQLSSTADLHHDEEAEAVTVVHTQSSPSLPAH comes from the exons ATGAA GCAGGAAGTGCTTCTCCCCGCCATGTTGGTCACCATTGCGTTGCTCGTTCCCCCGTCATCCTTGACCGCCCAGCACCAGCCAG ATGATGCAAACCTCCTGCATGTGACCGTCACGTCCGGCCTGAGCACTTCAGGCGAGCTGGGCGCTTCGCTGACGTTGCCCTGCCTGGTCTCCCTGGCCCGTCCGCTGCCATCCCCCACCACCAACAGCCGGCACGCCGCCCTCTCTCTTCCCCGCATCAGGTGGAGCCTGATAGACAAGGAGGAAACGCAGATCCTGGTGGCCCGCGGCGACACCGTGCAGGTGAGCGAGGCCTACCGGGGCCGAGCCTCGCTGCCGCATTACGCCGTTTCCCCCGCAGACCTGACTCTCCGACTGGAGGGGCTGAGTTACAGTGACGCCGGCAAGTACCGGTGCCACGTGCAGCAAGGACCTGACCACGACTATGATGTCATCCAAGTACAAGTCAATG GTTTGGTCTTCCATCTCGGTGAATCGTCGAGAAGTCCCCACGACTTCACCTTTGAGCGGGCCTACGAGGCCTGTATCAAGAACGGGGCCCAAATGGCCACGCCGGAGCAGCTGGTGGCGGCCTATCACAGCGGGTACGAGCACTGCCATGCAGGCTGGCTCTCGGACCGCTCGGTCAG ATATGTAGTTCAGAAGCCGAGAGAGGACTGCTTGGGCCTCATGGAAGGACATCCAGGAGTCAGGAACTTTGGAACACTGGAGCCTCAGTACTTCGTTGATGTCTACTGCTATGTGGGCCACATTGCAG GTGAGGTGTTCCATGGCTCGGATTCGGCCCCCCACGGTTTTACCTTCGAGGAGGCCAAGGCGTACTGCCGGAGTGAGGGTGCGGAGCTAGCCAGCCCCGGCCAGCTGTACGCACTCCAGAACCACCATTGCGGGTCAGGGTGGCTGAAGGACGGCAGCGTGCGCCGCCCCATGGCCTTCCCCCGGGGGCGCTGCGGGGAGGTGCGAGGCAACCAGACGGACTTCCCCGAGGCTAGTAGCCGCCATGACGTCTTCTGCTTTAGAG GTGACTTCTCCACCCCCACGCCGCCATTTCCTCTCACCACGGAGTCGGAGCACCTCAGCCATCTTCTCTCCAAGGAGGAAACAGCCGCTAGTAGTGAGGTGGTGCAGACAGTCCATCCTGTCACACAAAACCCTCTGAAGACTGAGTCCCGGACTTCATATGAGCCTCATCCTGAGTCTGAGAGTCATCCAGCATCTCCTGTCAGCCTGGAGATCTCCACAGAGACAACAGCTAGACCAGTGGAGCTCACCAGCCCCTATGAGGAACACTGGAACACTTCTGGAACTGAGGCTGGTACTGGAAATGTGGATTTGATGTCATCTCCCACGGAAGAAGCAGGTTCCTCCACCACCGTGTCACCCGCTTTGAACAGCAACAACACACTTGAAGACCATCCAGAGTCTGGAGAGGCGATCGTAACAACTGACTCCTTGGTTACTACAGAAACCAATGCAATCACCTCATCAGAACCACCTCTGGATTCAA GTGAGGAGCCCTCTGGTGTGGTGTCCATCACGCCGGCGACACCCGAGATCCTGACGGTTGACGTAGACCGAACGCCCTCCCCTGGGACGCCTTCTGGGATCCCGTCCAGTTCCTCCCCAGAGGTGATTACCCTAATCCCAGACAGAACAGAAATGGCGGGACATCTGGAAGCAGTCCCCAATACCGCCAATACTGCCAAAGTGTCTGGAGAAAGTCTAGAAGTAAATCCAGAAACGGTATCAAACCAGACCGACTCACTGGACTACCATACCAATTCTGGAACACCTCCTCCATCGGGGACTACTTCCTCCACACAGCAGGTGCCTGGATTCCACATGGAGTCCagcactccacttcctgttgagtGGGATGaagccaccaccaccaccagtgGACCAGAAGGAGGACACGACGAGACCAACACTGATGTGGTCTCAGTTCAAAGATGTTCCAGGTGTCACTTTGAAGACCAAACCATGAAGAGCGTAACCCACCCAACTGTGGAACTGGAAGAACCCACAGCCATGGCTGCAAGACAGGAAGTCATCCTAG ACCTGTGCGGGGTTGAACCGTGTTTGAATGGCGGCACATGCGTGGATGGTGAGATACCCAAGTGTCTCTGCCTCCCCGGGTACGGCGGGGCCTTCTGCCAGTCAG ATGTTGAGGTGTGCGAAGCCGGCTGGGAGAAGTTCCAAAGCTTCTGTTACCATCATGTGACCACGCGGCAGAGTTGGGAGGGAGCAGAGCAACACTGCCGGACGATCGGCGGACATCTCATGTCCATCATGACCCCTGAGGAGCAAGACCACATCAACG AAAAATACCGCGAATATCAGTGGATTGGACTGAACGACAAAACCATCGAGGGAGACTTCCGCTGGTCCGACGGAAACCTTCTG ATCTACGAGAACTGGCACCGAGGGCAACCCGACAGCTACTTCCTGTCCGGCGAGGATTGCGCCGCCATGGTTTGGCACGACGGCGGGCGCTGGAgcgatgtgccctgcaactacCATCTGTCCTTCACCTGCAAGAAGGACCTCT CGTCCTGCGGGAAGCCTCCGGCGGTTCCCAACGCCAAGCCGTTCGGTAAGACGCGGGCACACTACGGGACCCTCGCCAAGGTGCGCTACCGCTGCGACGCGGGCTTCGTGCAGAAACTGAACCCGATCGTCAGCTGCCTGCCGGGCGGCCGCTGGGAGGAGCCCGTCATCATGTGCCTGCCAG CTGGTTCTCATGAGGCTGAGCAGCTCAGTTCAACCGCTGACTTACATCACGACGAGGAGGCGGAAGCGGTCACGGTGGTTCACACACAAAGCAGCCCTTCGCTCCCTGCACATTAA
- the bcan gene encoding brevican core protein isoform X2, with product MKQEVLLPAMLVTIALLVPPSSLTAQHQPDDANLLHVTVTSGLSTSGELGASLTLPCLVSLARPLPSPTTNSRHAALSLPRIRWSLIDKEETQILVARGDTVQVSEAYRGRASLPHYAVSPADLTLRLEGLSYSDAGKYRCHVQQGPDHDYDVIQVQVNGLVFHLGESSRSPHDFTFERAYEACIKNGAQMATPEQLVAAYHSGYEHCHAGWLSDRSVRYVVQKPREDCLGLMEGHPGVRNFGTLEPQYFVDVYCYVGHIAGEVFHGSDSAPHGFTFEEAKAYCRSEGAELASPGQLYALQNHHCGSGWLKDGSVRRPMAFPRGRCGEVRGNQTDFPEASSRHDVFCFRGDFSTPTPPFPLTTESEHLSHLLSKEETAASSEVVQTVHPVTQNPLKTESRTSYEPHPESESHPASPVSLEISTETTARPVELTSPYEEHWNTSGTEAGTGNVDLMSSPTEEAGSSTTVSPALNSNNTLEDHPESGEAIVTTDSLVTTETNAITSSEPPLDSSEEPSGVVSITPATPEILTVDVDRTPSPGTPSGIPSSSSPEVITLIPDRTEMAGHLEAVPNTANTAKVSGESLEQVPGFHMESSTPLPVEWDEATTTTSGPEGGHDETNTDVVSVQRCSRCHFEDQTMKSVTHPTVELEEPTAMAARQEVILDLCGVEPCLNGGTCVDGEIPKCLCLPGYGGAFCQSDVEVCEAGWEKFQSFCYHHVTTRQSWEGAEQHCRTIGGHLMSIMTPEEQDHINEKYREYQWIGLNDKTIEGDFRWSDGNLLIYENWHRGQPDSYFLSGEDCAAMVWHDGGRWSDVPCNYHLSFTCKKDLSSCGKPPAVPNAKPFGKTRAHYGTLAKVRYRCDAGFVQKLNPIVSCLPGGRWEEPVIMCLPAGSHEAEQLSSTADLHHDEEAEAVTVVHTQSSPSLPAH from the exons ATGAA GCAGGAAGTGCTTCTCCCCGCCATGTTGGTCACCATTGCGTTGCTCGTTCCCCCGTCATCCTTGACCGCCCAGCACCAGCCAG ATGATGCAAACCTCCTGCATGTGACCGTCACGTCCGGCCTGAGCACTTCAGGCGAGCTGGGCGCTTCGCTGACGTTGCCCTGCCTGGTCTCCCTGGCCCGTCCGCTGCCATCCCCCACCACCAACAGCCGGCACGCCGCCCTCTCTCTTCCCCGCATCAGGTGGAGCCTGATAGACAAGGAGGAAACGCAGATCCTGGTGGCCCGCGGCGACACCGTGCAGGTGAGCGAGGCCTACCGGGGCCGAGCCTCGCTGCCGCATTACGCCGTTTCCCCCGCAGACCTGACTCTCCGACTGGAGGGGCTGAGTTACAGTGACGCCGGCAAGTACCGGTGCCACGTGCAGCAAGGACCTGACCACGACTATGATGTCATCCAAGTACAAGTCAATG GTTTGGTCTTCCATCTCGGTGAATCGTCGAGAAGTCCCCACGACTTCACCTTTGAGCGGGCCTACGAGGCCTGTATCAAGAACGGGGCCCAAATGGCCACGCCGGAGCAGCTGGTGGCGGCCTATCACAGCGGGTACGAGCACTGCCATGCAGGCTGGCTCTCGGACCGCTCGGTCAG ATATGTAGTTCAGAAGCCGAGAGAGGACTGCTTGGGCCTCATGGAAGGACATCCAGGAGTCAGGAACTTTGGAACACTGGAGCCTCAGTACTTCGTTGATGTCTACTGCTATGTGGGCCACATTGCAG GTGAGGTGTTCCATGGCTCGGATTCGGCCCCCCACGGTTTTACCTTCGAGGAGGCCAAGGCGTACTGCCGGAGTGAGGGTGCGGAGCTAGCCAGCCCCGGCCAGCTGTACGCACTCCAGAACCACCATTGCGGGTCAGGGTGGCTGAAGGACGGCAGCGTGCGCCGCCCCATGGCCTTCCCCCGGGGGCGCTGCGGGGAGGTGCGAGGCAACCAGACGGACTTCCCCGAGGCTAGTAGCCGCCATGACGTCTTCTGCTTTAGAG GTGACTTCTCCACCCCCACGCCGCCATTTCCTCTCACCACGGAGTCGGAGCACCTCAGCCATCTTCTCTCCAAGGAGGAAACAGCCGCTAGTAGTGAGGTGGTGCAGACAGTCCATCCTGTCACACAAAACCCTCTGAAGACTGAGTCCCGGACTTCATATGAGCCTCATCCTGAGTCTGAGAGTCATCCAGCATCTCCTGTCAGCCTGGAGATCTCCACAGAGACAACAGCTAGACCAGTGGAGCTCACCAGCCCCTATGAGGAACACTGGAACACTTCTGGAACTGAGGCTGGTACTGGAAATGTGGATTTGATGTCATCTCCCACGGAAGAAGCAGGTTCCTCCACCACCGTGTCACCCGCTTTGAACAGCAACAACACACTTGAAGACCATCCAGAGTCTGGAGAGGCGATCGTAACAACTGACTCCTTGGTTACTACAGAAACCAATGCAATCACCTCATCAGAACCACCTCTGGATTCAA GTGAGGAGCCCTCTGGTGTGGTGTCCATCACGCCGGCGACACCCGAGATCCTGACGGTTGACGTAGACCGAACGCCCTCCCCTGGGACGCCTTCTGGGATCCCGTCCAGTTCCTCCCCAGAGGTGATTACCCTAATCCCAGACAGAACAGAAATGGCGGGACATCTGGAAGCAGTCCCCAATACCGCCAATACTGCCAAAGTGTCTGGAGAAAGTCTAGAA CAGGTGCCTGGATTCCACATGGAGTCCagcactccacttcctgttgagtGGGATGaagccaccaccaccaccagtgGACCAGAAGGAGGACACGACGAGACCAACACTGATGTGGTCTCAGTTCAAAGATGTTCCAGGTGTCACTTTGAAGACCAAACCATGAAGAGCGTAACCCACCCAACTGTGGAACTGGAAGAACCCACAGCCATGGCTGCAAGACAGGAAGTCATCCTAG ACCTGTGCGGGGTTGAACCGTGTTTGAATGGCGGCACATGCGTGGATGGTGAGATACCCAAGTGTCTCTGCCTCCCCGGGTACGGCGGGGCCTTCTGCCAGTCAG ATGTTGAGGTGTGCGAAGCCGGCTGGGAGAAGTTCCAAAGCTTCTGTTACCATCATGTGACCACGCGGCAGAGTTGGGAGGGAGCAGAGCAACACTGCCGGACGATCGGCGGACATCTCATGTCCATCATGACCCCTGAGGAGCAAGACCACATCAACG AAAAATACCGCGAATATCAGTGGATTGGACTGAACGACAAAACCATCGAGGGAGACTTCCGCTGGTCCGACGGAAACCTTCTG ATCTACGAGAACTGGCACCGAGGGCAACCCGACAGCTACTTCCTGTCCGGCGAGGATTGCGCCGCCATGGTTTGGCACGACGGCGGGCGCTGGAgcgatgtgccctgcaactacCATCTGTCCTTCACCTGCAAGAAGGACCTCT CGTCCTGCGGGAAGCCTCCGGCGGTTCCCAACGCCAAGCCGTTCGGTAAGACGCGGGCACACTACGGGACCCTCGCCAAGGTGCGCTACCGCTGCGACGCGGGCTTCGTGCAGAAACTGAACCCGATCGTCAGCTGCCTGCCGGGCGGCCGCTGGGAGGAGCCCGTCATCATGTGCCTGCCAG CTGGTTCTCATGAGGCTGAGCAGCTCAGTTCAACCGCTGACTTACATCACGACGAGGAGGCGGAAGCGGTCACGGTGGTTCACACACAAAGCAGCCCTTCGCTCCCTGCACATTAA
- the isg20l2 gene encoding interferon-stimulated 20 kDa exonuclease-like 2: MSDLMFNVCLSGDSSSSGAKTPNRMLLNNTQQHNVAHQFKKRKRKRKKFTQTSEQSVTSTQHPSFHVSTPNQVLPHAGSAKTPSSSSHPQPSLTASHADTKASKQNSKPIPIARCQSLGVPSKYLAMDCEMVGTGPKGSVSQLGRCSIVSYEGDVVYDKFINPSVPVTNYRTRWSGIRACDLRKATPYCQARKEILKLLAGKVVIGHAVHNDFQVLQYSHPAALTRDTSRIPLLNRRAGFEEKGCASLKRLTKAIFNQDIQTGRGGHSSVEDARATMELYKLVEDEWEKKLASGKPVGSSSSSLLAHSTGSTHSLPALTAAASSTERDQ; the protein is encoded by the exons ATGTCGGACCTCATGTTCAATGTGTGTCTGTCTGGAGACTCTTCCTCATCGGGAGCAAAGACGCCAAACAGGATGCTTCTGAACAATACGCAACAACATAATGTGGCGCATCAATTCAAAAAACGCAAACGCAAAAGGAAGAAGTTCACGCAGACGTCAGAGCAAAGCGTCACGTCCACGCAGCACCCATCTTTTCACGTTTCCACACCAAACCAAGTCTTACCTCACGCAGGGAGCGCCAAGACGCCTTCATCTTCCTCACACCCGCAGCCTTCTTTGACCGCGTCGCATGCCGACACCAAAGCATCAAAACAAAACTCTAAACCAATCCCGATCGCCAGGTGCCAGTCGTTGGGCGTCCCCAGCAAGTACCTCGCCATGGACTGTGAGATGGTGGGCACGGGCCCCAAGGGAAGCGTCAGCCAGCTGGGTCGCTGCAGCATTGTGTCGTACGAGGGCGACGTGGTGTACGACAAGTTCATTAACCCCTCGGTCCCCGTTACCAACTACCGCACGCGTTGGAGCGGCATCCGCGCCTGCGACCTCAGGAAGGCCACGCCCTACTGCCAGGCCAGGAAGGAG ATCCTGAAGCTCCTGGCCGGTAAGGTGGTGATCGGTCACGCCGTCCACAACGACTTCCAGGTGCTGCAGTACTCCCACCCGGCCGCCCTGACCCGGGACACGTCGCGCATCCCGCTGCTCAACCGGCGGGCCGGCTTTGAGGAGAAGGGATGCGCCTCGCTCAAGAGGCTCACAAAGGCCATCTTCAATCAGGACATCCAG ACGGGGCGCGGCGGCCACTCGTCGGTGGAAGACGCCCGTGCTACCATGGAGCTCTACAAGCTGGTGGAGGACGAGTGGGAGAAGAAGTTGGCGTCAGGAAAGCCAGTCGGCAGTAGTAGTAGCAGCTTATTGGCTCATTCCACAGGCTCCACCCACTCACTTCCTGCATTAACCGCTGCCGCCAGTTCGACCGAACGTGATCAATAA